Proteins encoded in a region of the Halothiobacillus diazotrophicus genome:
- the mgtE gene encoding magnesium transporter translates to MTEVIDQEHQTEIAALIRDIRDVMARNRLVEGLVDRAQENNHALVEKIVHKQNLTRLSKKLEKLHPADIAVILEALPHEERMAIWELVHSDIDGEVLLEVSDAVRESLLAAMDRDELVQVANNLDADELADLAPDLPEQIMQEVFTALPLADREKLKFALSYGEDTVGALMDFDLVTVRADVNIDVVLRYLRRMDNLPDHTDKLFVVDRYGQFEGVLHLKTLLLSDPDAEVSQVMARDVVRFHPEDKARNTADAFERYDLISAPVTDENNRLIGRVTVDAVVDFIREASDEERLAQVGLREEEDIFAPILKSVRNRAPWLAVNLVTALIASRVIGLFSGAIEQLVALAALMPIVAGMGGNVGNQTITMIVRELAFRQLGNDDIRLLYSKEMRIALINGLVWGFILGLITFLLYQGLALSAVMMAAVTLNFLTAALFGVTIPVVRMKLGRDPALGSSVLITAITDSGGFFIFLGLATLFLLR, encoded by the coding sequence ATGACCGAAGTCATCGATCAGGAACACCAAACGGAGATCGCCGCCCTCATTCGCGACATTCGCGACGTGATGGCCCGCAATCGTCTGGTGGAAGGCCTGGTCGATCGCGCCCAGGAGAACAATCATGCCCTGGTCGAGAAGATCGTCCACAAGCAGAATCTGACCCGCCTCTCGAAAAAGCTGGAAAAACTCCATCCCGCCGACATCGCCGTGATTCTCGAAGCGCTGCCACACGAGGAGCGGATGGCGATATGGGAACTCGTGCATTCGGACATCGACGGCGAAGTCCTGCTTGAAGTTTCCGATGCCGTCCGGGAAAGCCTGCTCGCTGCGATGGACCGGGACGAGCTGGTCCAGGTCGCCAATAATCTCGATGCGGACGAACTGGCCGACCTGGCGCCCGATTTGCCCGAACAGATCATGCAGGAGGTATTCACCGCCCTGCCCCTGGCCGACCGGGAAAAGCTGAAATTTGCACTATCCTACGGCGAGGACACGGTGGGCGCCCTGATGGACTTCGACCTTGTCACGGTCCGGGCGGACGTAAACATCGACGTTGTCCTGCGCTATCTCCGCCGGATGGACAACCTGCCGGATCATACGGACAAGCTCTTCGTCGTCGACCGCTATGGTCAATTCGAAGGCGTCCTCCATCTCAAGACCCTGCTGCTGAGCGATCCCGATGCAGAGGTCAGCCAAGTGATGGCCCGCGACGTGGTTCGATTCCACCCGGAGGACAAGGCCCGCAACACGGCAGATGCCTTCGAACGCTACGACCTCATCAGTGCGCCAGTCACCGACGAGAACAACCGACTGATTGGCCGGGTCACCGTGGATGCCGTGGTCGACTTCATCCGCGAGGCCAGCGACGAAGAACGACTCGCCCAGGTCGGTCTTCGAGAGGAAGAGGACATTTTCGCCCCGATTCTCAAGAGCGTACGCAACCGGGCACCCTGGCTCGCCGTCAATCTCGTCACCGCTCTAATCGCTTCCCGCGTCATCGGCCTGTTCAGCGGCGCGATCGAACAGCTCGTTGCACTGGCTGCGCTGATGCCCATCGTGGCCGGCATGGGGGGCAATGTCGGCAACCAGACCATCACCATGATCGTCCGCGAACTGGCGTTCCGCCAACTGGGCAACGACGACATCCGCCTGCTTTACAGCAAGGAGATGCGCATTGCCCTGATCAATGGCCTCGTCTGGGGCTTCATCCTGGGACTGATCACCTTTCTCCTCTACCAGGGACTCGCCCTGTCCGCCGTGATGATGGCGGCCGTAACCCTCAACTTCCTGACGGCCGCCCTATTTGGCGTCACCATACCGGTCGTACGGATGAAACTGGGTCGGGATCCGGCGCTGGGCAGCTCCGTGCTGATCACCGCCATCACCGACTCCGGCGGCTTCTTCATCTTCCTGGGGCTCGCAACCCTCTTCCTTTTGCGCTAA
- the rsgA gene encoding ribosome small subunit-dependent GTPase A: protein MKSRLTDRQKHHIATRQATSSRELEPGTVVTHHGTELIIETRDGVLRRGKARRTLGALTTGDRVGWHTGEDERIVIEQLHPRSNTLIRPDTHGKPRLMAANIDQVLIVVSSKPWMNPSIIERTIVATLDLPATPLILLNKIDLLDETDPAIRQEMTEALDIWRQQGIEILPVSTKTGVGIPELKAALADNVSMMIGLSGVGKTSLARCITAQASKAAIQALSEHSQEGQHTTRNSTLYRLDDLPGGLIDAPGVRDFAVAAQNPQAIDRAFPDIVELAAGCRFHNCTHDQEPDCAVRSAVAEQQLDARRFENYQSLKRERVR, encoded by the coding sequence ATGAAATCCAGACTGACCGATCGTCAAAAACACCATATCGCGACACGCCAGGCTACCTCGTCGCGCGAGCTGGAACCCGGCACCGTCGTCACGCATCACGGCACCGAACTGATTATCGAAACGCGCGATGGTGTGCTCCGGCGCGGCAAGGCCCGCCGCACTCTCGGCGCACTGACCACGGGGGATCGGGTGGGCTGGCACACCGGCGAGGACGAGCGGATCGTCATCGAACAGCTCCACCCACGAAGCAATACGCTGATTCGCCCGGATACCCATGGCAAACCCCGGCTGATGGCCGCGAACATCGATCAGGTGCTGATTGTCGTCTCGTCCAAACCCTGGATGAATCCGAGCATCATCGAGCGCACGATCGTCGCCACACTCGATCTGCCGGCCACGCCACTGATTCTGTTGAACAAGATCGACCTGCTCGACGAGACCGACCCGGCCATCCGGCAGGAAATGACTGAAGCACTGGACATCTGGCGGCAGCAGGGCATCGAAATATTGCCGGTCAGTACGAAAACCGGCGTCGGAATCCCCGAGCTGAAGGCGGCACTCGCCGACAATGTCTCGATGATGATCGGACTCTCCGGCGTCGGGAAGACCTCCCTCGCCCGATGCATCACCGCCCAGGCCTCGAAGGCCGCCATCCAGGCACTGTCGGAACACAGCCAGGAAGGACAGCACACCACGCGCAACAGCACGCTCTACCGACTCGACGATCTACCTGGCGGCCTGATCGACGCGCCGGGCGTACGGGATTTCGCCGTTGCGGCACAGAACCCGCAAGCCATCGACCGGGCCTTTCCGGATATCGTGGAACTGGCCGCCGGTTGCCGTTTTCACAACTGTACCCACGACCAGGAACCGGATTGCGCCGTCCGCTCGGCCGTCGCCGAACAGCAACTCGATGCCCGACGCTTCGAGAACTACCAAAGTCTCAAGCGCGAGCGTGTCCGCTGA
- a CDS encoding histidine triad nucleotide-binding protein produces the protein MSDTIFSRIIRREIPATIVFENDRILAFRDINPQAPVHILIIPKKPIATLNDVQPEDAALIGELFVVAGDLARQEGIAESGYRTVFNCRDHGGQEVYHLHLHLLGGRQMTWPPG, from the coding sequence ATGAGCGACACCATTTTTTCCCGGATCATCCGCCGCGAGATTCCGGCAACGATCGTCTTTGAAAACGATCGGATTCTGGCATTCCGGGATATCAATCCCCAGGCGCCGGTACATATTCTGATCATCCCCAAGAAACCGATTGCGACCTTGAATGATGTACAGCCCGAGGATGCGGCACTGATCGGTGAGTTGTTCGTGGTGGCTGGCGATCTGGCCCGTCAGGAGGGTATTGCCGAGTCCGGCTACCGGACGGTGTTCAACTGTCGGGATCATGGCGGTCAGGAGGTGTATCACCTGCACCTGCATCTGCTGGGTGGACGACAGATGACCTGGCCGCCCGGCTGA